ACCATGCGGGAGAGGCCATCGTCATAGCGCAGGAAGACCAGGTCGGTCCCGTACAGGCTCATCACGTCGATCACGCGCAACTGGAAGCTGGCCGGAACGTTGGTGGGCACGGCGATCGCCTTGCCGGCGGCACGCGCCTGGTCGAGCGAGGTGAAGCGCCGCATCTCGGTGGGGCTGCCGGCGGCCAGCTTCAGTTTCGAGGCACCCTTGGGGATGTCGAGGCGCACGATCGGACGCTTGCTGGTCGAGAGAGAGTCGAAGCGACTGATGAAGTAAGCGTTTTCCTGCGGGCCCCAGAACCGCTCTTCCTTGAGAATCAGTCCGTTCTCCTTGGCCACCCAGAAGCGATGCCCCGGGGGGGAGTTGGGGCCGTAGCCCCCGGTCGGCTCCGCCGTGAGCTTGTAGCAGGGGTACAGGGCCACGATGTCGAGTTCCGGTTCGACGGTGACGCGGTAGTTGCGTTGCAGGGCCGCCTGGTCGAGCAACAGATTGCCCAGCACCAGATCACGGGCCTCCTCCCCAGCGACGGGGACGTCGCTCTGGAACACCAAGGTCTCACGCGGGAACATCACCGTCAGACGGCCACGCTCCATGGTCATGTTGAGGCCGGTCAGGTCTTTCGGAGACTGCAGCGCGATTTGATGGGTCAGGGCGTCCTGATACTCCACCCGGGCCTGCGCGTCGAGTACCATGTCCTGCCGAATCACTTGCTGGGAGCGCACGCCCCGGAACGCGTGGCGGCCCGCCTGGCGGGCCACCAGTTCCAGCACCTGGGACACCGCGGATGAGGCCTTGGCTCCGGCCGTCGGGACCGCCGCCGCCGGTGGCTCCGCAGCACGAGCAGGTGACGCCAGCAGCGCGGCCAGCAGCAGCCCGACCATCGTCATCGGGCGGAATCCGAAGGCTAGCAGACGGGCACGGGTCATCGCTGGCGATTCCTCCACGGGGCCGGTCGCGCCTCAGGCTCGGGCCGCGAGGGTAAGACGAGGCGCGAGCAGGCCTGGTTCCGCGCTGGGGTCACGATCCCACCGTGCGAATGTGTAGCTCCCGCATTTGACGCAGGTTGATCGGGCCAGGCGCCTGAACCATCAGGTCACTCGCAGACTGGGTCTTGGGGAAGGCAATCACGTCCCGGATCGAATCGAGCCCGGCAATCAGCATGACGATGCGATCCAATCCGAAGGCCAGCCCGCCGTGCGGTGGTGCACCGTATTCGAAAGCGTCCAGCATGAAACCGAACTTCTCGACAATCTCGGCATCGGAGAGCCCCAGCATCTGGAAGACCTTGTTCTGCACGTCGCGGCGATGAATACGCACGCTGCCGCCGCCGAGTTCGGTGCCATTGAGCACGAGGTCGTAAGCCTTGGCCCGACAGCGGCCGGGGGCGGATTCCAGCAACTCGACATCGGAATCGAGCGGGGACGTGAACGGATGGTGCAGAGGATCCCAGCGCTTCTCCTCGTCATTCCATTCGAACATGGGGAAGTCGACCACCCACAGCAGTTCGAAGCGCTTGGTGTCGATCAGGTTCATGTCAGCCGCCAGCTTGAGCCGCAGGCGTCCCAGCACCTCCCGCACCACCTCGACCCGGTCAGCCGCGAACAGCAGCAGGTCACCCGGGCGCGCGCCAACGGTGGTGGCGATCGCCGCGGCCTCCTCGGCCGAGATGAACTTCATCACGGTCGAGGCGAAGGTGGCCCGCAGCGCTTCCCCACCCAACGTGTAGGCAACGGTCTTGGCGTTGGCGTCCTCTCCCTCGCTGGCCGCCTGAACCTTGATCCAGGCCAGGCCCTTGGCCCCGAAGCGCTTGGCGAACTCGCCGAGCTGGTCGATCTGCGCCCGGCTAAGGTCCGCCCCCTTCGGGACGCAAATGGCCTTGACGCGCCCGCCACCAGCGATCGCCTCGGCGAACACCTTGAACTGGCTCCGGCTCAGGGTCTCGTTCAGGTCGTGAAGTTCCAAGCCGAACCGCAGGTCAGGCTTGTCGGAGCCATAGCGGTCCATGGCCTCGGCGTAGGGCATCCGACGCACCGGCTGCGCCACCTCGACGCCTGCGAAGCGCGACAGCAGGTGGCAGATGAGCCCCTCGTTGATGTCCATGATCTCGTCCTGCGTGAGGAACGAGGTCTCGATGTCAATCTGGGTGAACTCGGGCTGACGGTCGGCCCGCAGGTCTTCGTCGCGGAAACAGCGGGCAATCTGGAAATAGCGGTCGTAGCCCGCCACCATCAAGATTTGCTTGAAAATCTGAGGGCTTTGCGGCAGCGCGAAGAACTCGCCGGGATGCACCCGAGAAGGCACCACATAGTCGCGCGCCCCTTCCGGCGTGCTCTTGGTAAGCATCGGCGTTTCGATTTCCAGGAAGCCCTGCGCGTCCAGGTGGTTCCGCACGGCCATGGTGACGGCGTGACGAAGCATCAAAGCGCTCTGGAGCTTGGGGGAGCGCAGGTCGAGGTAGCGGTATTGCAGCCGCAACATCTCATCGACGTCGTCATCCCCGATGGGGAAGGGGGTGGGCTTCGACGCATTCAGGATCACCACCTCACGGGCGTAAACCTCGATCTCGCCAGTGGCCAGGTTGCTGTTCTGCTGCCCGTCCGGGCGCGCCTTGACGACCCCGCGCACGCCGATCACGAACTCACTGCGCAGCGCGTCGGCGGTCTGGTGGGCCAGCGGGTCGGTCTGGGGGTTGAATACCACCTGGACCAGGCCTGTGCGGTCCCGCAGATCCACGAAGATGACACCGCCGTGGTCCCGCCGCCGCTGGACCCAGCCGTACAGCACCACGGTCTGTTCCACGGCCTCGCGGGTCACGGTGCCGCAACGGTGGGAGCGGGGGCCAATCAGGGTGGCAGGCGGTGAGGCGACGGTCATGATGCTCCGCTGGCTTTCATCGTCGAGGGCCGGCAGGGGCCCAGCGAAATGGGAGGAGGGGGACCGCGCAGGGCGGCCCCACATTATAACCGGGTGATAAACACGACGTAAATCAAGCGGGAGGCCGCTGCTTGCGCCACTCTGCCCCTCATGCTACGCTGTATGCTCCGTTCTCGGCTTCCTGTCGAAGCCAGAACACGCTGGTCTTACCAGCGATCCGACACGCAGTGCGCTGCCAGGCGGGGTCCGAGGATTCCTTGGATGTCTGGAATTTGGCCACCGCGGATGAGCAACCCCCCTTTTACCACGAGGTT
Above is a genomic segment from Candidatus Sericytochromatia bacterium containing:
- the aspS gene encoding aspartate--tRNA ligase, with protein sequence MTVASPPATLIGPRSHRCGTVTREAVEQTVVLYGWVQRRRDHGGVIFVDLRDRTGLVQVVFNPQTDPLAHQTADALRSEFVIGVRGVVKARPDGQQNSNLATGEIEVYAREVVILNASKPTPFPIGDDDVDEMLRLQYRYLDLRSPKLQSALMLRHAVTMAVRNHLDAQGFLEIETPMLTKSTPEGARDYVVPSRVHPGEFFALPQSPQIFKQILMVAGYDRYFQIARCFRDEDLRADRQPEFTQIDIETSFLTQDEIMDINEGLICHLLSRFAGVEVAQPVRRMPYAEAMDRYGSDKPDLRFGLELHDLNETLSRSQFKVFAEAIAGGGRVKAICVPKGADLSRAQIDQLGEFAKRFGAKGLAWIKVQAASEGEDANAKTVAYTLGGEALRATFASTVMKFISAEEAAAIATTVGARPGDLLLFAADRVEVVREVLGRLRLKLAADMNLIDTKRFELLWVVDFPMFEWNDEEKRWDPLHHPFTSPLDSDVELLESAPGRCRAKAYDLVLNGTELGGGSVRIHRRDVQNKVFQMLGLSDAEIVEKFGFMLDAFEYGAPPHGGLAFGLDRIVMLIAGLDSIRDVIAFPKTQSASDLMVQAPGPINLRQMRELHIRTVGS